Proteins encoded in a region of the Pocillopora verrucosa isolate sample1 chromosome 11, ASM3666991v2, whole genome shotgun sequence genome:
- the LOC131787862 gene encoding forkhead box protein D2, whose protein sequence is MENISSLSKYLLQPGRMSRFNYHDFKTFHERDLSDLYSEKLQTDKKEESPHEFLGTRITEVQEQEQENEDKELTEDVRDTTTPKHDSDDEIKNDRGKSTDEDKTKGSKEDERNSETFVAVIAQAILSVPTKRMTLSSIYNFIARNYPHFDKEKGPGWRNSVRHNLSSNDCFVKASRAENGKGHYWMIHPKDLPEFAKGNFRRRRKPRRPKCSHPLMFRETPFLYHSFSPSFSTFPYTAHLRSAPGEVPTELPVPLPYSSTERTLSPAFRPRLGLLPGYDDGRALGTGSHAFTYSTSALRLAEASTARSFPTASGLTNFHGCFHYPCACHR, encoded by the coding sequence ATGGAAAATATTTCTAGTTTGAGCAAGTATCTTCTACAGCCAGGTAGGATGTCACGCTTTAATTATCATGATTTTAAGACGTTCCATGAGAGGGATTTGAGTGACCTGTACTCTGAAAAACTGCAAACTGACAAGAAAGAGGAGAGTCCTCATGAATTTTTGGGAACAAGAATCACTGAAGTTCAAGAGCAAGAACAAGAAAACGAGGATAAAGAGCTTACAGAGGACGTCCGAGATACAACGACGCCTAAACATGACAGTGACGATGAAATAAAGAATGACCGCGGGAAATCAACGGATGAAGACAAAACCAAAGGCTCCAAAGAAGACGAACGTAACTCAGAGACGTTTGTTGCTGTCATCGCACAAGCAATTCTCAGCGTCCCCACAAAGCGAATGACTCTGAGTTCTATCTACAATTTCATCGCACGGAACTATCCACATTTTGACAAAGAGAAGGGACCAGGCTGGAGAAATAGTGTGAGACATAATCTGTCCAGTAATGACTGCTTTGTAAAGGCTAGCAGAGCCGAAAACGGAAAGGGGCATTACTGGATGATCCACCCGAAAGATCTACCAGAGTTTGCTAAAGGGAATTTCAGACGACGCAGGAAACCCCGCCGTCCCAAGTGTAGCCATCCTCTCATGTTTAGAGAAACTCCATTCCTTTATCATTCATTTTCACCAAGCTTCTCAACATTCCCCTACACGGCGCATTTGAGATCAGCTCCTGGTGAAGTTCCCACTGAATTACCTGTACCTTTACCATACAGCTCTACGGAGCGCACATTATCGCCTGCTTTCCGTCCAAGACTTGGCCTTTTGCCGGGGTATGATGATGGCAGGGCTTTAGGCACCGGATCCCATGCGTTCACCTACTCGACATCTGCGCTGAGATTAGCCGAAGCATCGACCGCCAGGAGCTTTCCAACAGCCAGTGGATTGACAAACTTCCATGGCTGTTTTCATTATCCGTGTGCGTGTCATCGTTAA